The DNA window TGACCTGAGATACAATCTCAGCATAGAGTTCGAAGAGGCGGTATTCGGCGTAGAAAAAGATATTGAGATACCGAAAGACGAGAAATGTCCGGACTGCGGCGGCACAAGAATTGAGCCTGGCCATCAGCCGGTCGTCTGTAAGGCGTGCGGTGGCAGAGGTCAGGTGCGCGATACCCATGGATTCTTTACCATAAACAGGACCTGTGGCACATGCGGCGGTGAGGGTCACGTTATCAAAAATCCCTGCAAGCGCTGCAAGGGAAAGGGAGTCGTGAGGACACAAAAGAAGCTCAACGTGAAAATTCCTCCTGGCGTCGATACGGGAGCCCGGCTCAGACTGAGAGGGGAAGGGATGCGCAGGCCAGGCGACACGATTCCAGGCGATCTATACATCGTCCTTAACGTTAAAGAACATCCCCTCTTTGAACGGGAGGGAGACAATATCCTTGTACAGATGGACGTTGGTTTTTCTCTCCTGTCTCTCGGGGGGCGTATCTCAATCCCTACCATAGAGGGGGAGACAGACCTCGATATTCCTGCAGGTACGCAGCCGGGGAAAATATTCAGGCTCAAAAATCTTGGAGTGGCCAAATCGAATGGATACGGGCGAGGTGATGAGATCGTCTATCTGAACATAGTAATACCACAATCCCTCACAGAGAGACAGAGGCGGTTAATGGAAGAATTATCCGTGGAGCTTGGTGACCATGCGGGGGGAACGCGGAAGAGGTTCAAAGATAAGGTTAAAGACTTTTTCGACCGTCAGTCTCAGTAAAAAGCCTCAATAACCGACATAATGATTTGCGCGTCATTCCCGAATCTCAGCGCGCTCATCTGTAGTCGCACGCGGCAGGTAAAGACAAAAAACAAACCGGTCATAACAAGAGAAGATGCGGTAATAAATATTGCCGCATCTTCTCTTTTCCCGTTTATTCGGCTCCTACCCTTCCGCACCCTTTGTCGATGCGCTCTCCACCATGAGTCTGGCGATCATTTTCGAGAAAGCCGCAGGGTCTTTGGGTGGTGAGCCTTTAAGGACGAGAGCCTGGTCATAAAGAAGCTCTATATATTCCTTGAGCGCCTCGTTCTTCTTATCCTTTTCAAAAAGGTTGTTCATGGCAACGAGAAGCGGATGGTTCTGGTTTATCTCCAGGACCTTCTTGTTTTCGGGCACCTCCTGGCCCATGGCCTTGAGGAGCTTCTCCATCTGGGGGTCAAGATCGTCTTCCTCGCCCACGAGGACACACGGGGAGTCGGTAAGTCTTCCCGAGAACCTCACATCTTTCACGTCTTCTTTTAGCCTGTCTTTTATGAGCTCAAGCAGCTTTCCGTACTTCTTCTCCTCTTTCTCCTTCTCTTCGGGCGTGCCGAGGTTGATATCACCCTTCAACACCGATTTCAGTTTTTTCCCTTTGAATTCGAGGGTGTTCATGACGAAATCGTCGATCTCATCAAGGAATATGAGCACTTCGTAGTCCTTCTCCCTGAACGCTTCAAGGTAAGGTGATTTCAATACATCCTTCAAGCTGGTGCCCGTGATGTAATAGATCTCGTCCTGACCATCCTTCATGTTATCCACATATTCTTGGAACGTGGTGAGTTTATTTTCCTCGGTCTTAGTCGACGGGAAGAGAAGCAGATCGGCGATGGCCTCCCGCCTCTGGAAATCATAATGGATGCCTTCTTTCAGTATTCGGCCGAACTCGCTGTGGAATTCACGGTACTTCCCGTAATCGTCTTTCTTCAGCTCGTTGAGTACTTCAATGACCTTCTTTATTACACTTGTCTTGATAGTTTCTACGAGCCTGTTGTTCTGAAGTATCTCTCTTGATACGTTGAGCGGGAGGTCGGCGGAATCAATTACCCCACGCACAAACCGAAGATAGGGCGGTATCAAGTCCTCACAGTGGTCCATGATCTGAACTCTCTTCACGTATAGGGTCGGCCCCGCTTTGTAGTCCTTGTAGAGAATATTGAAAGGGGCTTTCGAAGGGACGAAGAGAAGGGCGCTGAATTCGGTGGTACCTTCCGCCTTGTAATGGATCACCTTCAGGGGCTCAAAGAAGTCATGAGAAACGTGCTTGTAGAATTCCTTATACTCCTCATCTGTCACCGCCGATTTATCCTTGAGCCAGATCGCCTTCATGGAATTGAGCGTCTCTTCTTCTTTTATCTTGACCTTCTGGCCTTTCGCGAGCTCGCTTTCCTGCTCTCGTTCCACATCCATCACAATCGGATGCTCAATGAAATCGGAGTATTTTTTAACAATACGGCGGATCTCCCACGACTCGAGATATTCCTTCTCCTCGTCTTTGAGATGGAGTATCACATCGGTGCCTTTCCCTGCCTTTTCAGCGTCTTCCACTGTAAATGCTCCGTCACCGGTTGACTCCCACCTGACGGCGCTTTCCTTTTGCCCGGCCCTCCTTGTGAGAACGGTGATACGGTCCGCAACCATGAAAGATGAATAAAAACCCACTCCGAACTGCCCGATGAGCTCCGGATTATCCTTTACCTCTCTGGCCTGCAAAGCCTCCAGGAATCCTTTGGTCCCGGAGTGGGCAATCGTGCCCAGGGCCTCTACCGCCTCAACTCTGGTCATTCCTAGTCCGTTGTCGCTTACGGTCAGGGTATTGGCGTCTTTGTCCACAGATATTTTTATTTTCCACCCCGTTTCATTCTCGAGAACCGCGCTATCTTGCAGAGACTCATACCGTGCCCTGTCGATCGCATCAGATGCATTGGAAATAAGTTCCCTGAGAAACACCTCTTTATGGGAATAAAGCGAGTGTATCATGAGGTCAAGGAGCTGTTTTACTTCCGTTTTAAATTCAAATTTTTCCACTGCCATAATCAATCACCCCATCTATCTTATTTTATTATTCCGGCGGTCATCCTATAATCCTAAGCCTTCATACATTGTTCTTTTCTTGGTAAGCCGGGACCGAAAAGATATATAAATTTATTAGTACAGCGAAGACGAAAAATCAAGACCTTCGTCCCAAGAAATCAACATTGACAAGCAAAATAGGGGCATCGGGCGATAGAGATACCGCCGGCCCTAATGTTGGCCGTACCGTGACCATAGCTCACACAGATCAAAACCGTTCTTTCTTTATTGCCTCCTTTTTAAATATTGCCATGTCCGCACACGAACAAGGGTGTCTATATCCAGGCCATGCTCAAGACAGATCGGCGTTTCCATGATGTACGTAACGGAAGTCTTTTAGGTTTCAGACATAAATGTGTCCTGAGGGCGCCAATGGTTTTATCCTGACAGTAACCGCGTGAACCTCATTTAATTGGCTAATGTTAGCGGAAGCGCCTATCACGTTTTGTTCCTCAACATGCGATGGACCAGGAAACAGGGCAGCGCGAATGAACCTCCCCGCCGCAAGCGGGGGGTATCCCGGGGTTTACGACTGACTATCAGGCAAGCG is part of the Syntrophobacterales bacterium genome and encodes:
- the dnaJ gene encoding molecular chaperone DnaJ — protein: MKKDYYSILDVSRDTSDDEIKKAYRKLALEYHPDRNPGNKEAEERFKEISEAYAVLSDSQKRARYDRFGSDEGAGFDFGFQGGNFNSVFNDFFGDFFGAQQRHRETKGADLRYNLSIEFEEAVFGVEKDIEIPKDEKCPDCGGTRIEPGHQPVVCKACGGRGQVRDTHGFFTINRTCGTCGGEGHVIKNPCKRCKGKGVVRTQKKLNVKIPPGVDTGARLRLRGEGMRRPGDTIPGDLYIVLNVKEHPLFEREGDNILVQMDVGFSLLSLGGRISIPTIEGETDLDIPAGTQPGKIFRLKNLGVAKSNGYGRGDEIVYLNIVIPQSLTERQRRLMEELSVELGDHAGGTRKRFKDKVKDFFDRQSQ
- the htpG gene encoding molecular chaperone HtpG yields the protein MAVEKFEFKTEVKQLLDLMIHSLYSHKEVFLRELISNASDAIDRARYESLQDSAVLENETGWKIKISVDKDANTLTVSDNGLGMTRVEAVEALGTIAHSGTKGFLEALQAREVKDNPELIGQFGVGFYSSFMVADRITVLTRRAGQKESAVRWESTGDGAFTVEDAEKAGKGTDVILHLKDEEKEYLESWEIRRIVKKYSDFIEHPIVMDVEREQESELAKGQKVKIKEEETLNSMKAIWLKDKSAVTDEEYKEFYKHVSHDFFEPLKVIHYKAEGTTEFSALLFVPSKAPFNILYKDYKAGPTLYVKRVQIMDHCEDLIPPYLRFVRGVIDSADLPLNVSREILQNNRLVETIKTSVIKKVIEVLNELKKDDYGKYREFHSEFGRILKEGIHYDFQRREAIADLLLFPSTKTEENKLTTFQEYVDNMKDGQDEIYYITGTSLKDVLKSPYLEAFREKDYEVLIFLDEIDDFVMNTLEFKGKKLKSVLKGDINLGTPEEKEKEEKKYGKLLELIKDRLKEDVKDVRFSGRLTDSPCVLVGEEDDLDPQMEKLLKAMGQEVPENKKVLEINQNHPLLVAMNNLFEKDKKNEALKEYIELLYDQALVLKGSPPKDPAAFSKMIARLMVESASTKGAEG